The following proteins are co-located in the Bacteroidales bacterium genome:
- a CDS encoding HAMP domain-containing histidine kinase → MKKRNSVLIAGIVSILILVSVQVYIVIGIWNQKNEMFNLRYRTFSQDALSSMSRRMSTDGFDTARNLINWYSVQSIKDLAGIKDDSAIVLKKKEVYEFVSKILIKEEDLSAYLSNYFERAGIDKNFNFKIIINRFELINQETIIPIYTSEEFASRRVPRVAGGPPPVNRRPTSEILVKGDRSETDYYRLDFECYIDFSEKQKTIMKETSSSLGLSTLSIILVGIMFMITYRNLAEEKRLSNLKTDFINNMTHELKTPLSTITVAGKTLQMPQIRTNEEKILETAKLIGKQSLHLNQLINMILEISMWERTQFQLDKKTVDIEDLMSEVVFSFKSGGGNGATISEKYNFNGRKLDLDVVYFTTLINNLLSNAVKYSDKVPVIEIEGNSTEENVSISISDNGIGIGKNDQKHIFDKFYRASTGNIHKFKGLGLGLYYVKKIAEAHGGDVSVSSKPGKGSTFTLTLPNIHDEV, encoded by the coding sequence ATGAAAAAAAGAAATTCCGTTCTTATCGCAGGCATAGTCTCAATATTAATTCTTGTTTCCGTTCAGGTTTATATAGTAATAGGGATATGGAATCAGAAGAATGAGATGTTCAATCTTCGTTACAGGACCTTCTCCCAGGATGCTTTATCCAGTATGTCGAGACGCATGAGTACTGATGGATTTGATACTGCCCGTAATCTTATCAACTGGTATTCAGTACAATCAATAAAAGATCTGGCTGGAATTAAAGATGATTCAGCAATAGTATTGAAGAAGAAAGAGGTATACGAATTTGTGTCTAAGATCTTAATAAAGGAAGAGGATCTTTCAGCTTATTTATCAAACTATTTTGAAAGAGCAGGTATCGACAAAAATTTTAATTTTAAGATCATCATCAACCGTTTTGAGCTGATTAATCAGGAGACTATTATACCCATTTACACAAGTGAAGAATTTGCCAGCAGAAGAGTTCCCAGGGTTGCTGGAGGGCCACCTCCTGTGAACAGGAGACCCACATCAGAAATCCTTGTTAAGGGCGACCGTTCCGAGACCGATTACTACAGGCTTGATTTTGAATGCTATATCGATTTCTCAGAGAAGCAGAAGACAATTATGAAAGAGACTTCTTCATCATTGGGATTGAGCACTCTAAGCATAATTCTGGTTGGAATAATGTTTATGATAACCTATAGAAACCTTGCTGAGGAAAAGAGGCTTTCAAATCTTAAAACTGACTTCATAAACAACATGACGCATGAATTAAAAACTCCCTTATCTACAATCACGGTCGCCGGCAAAACTCTTCAGATGCCTCAGATAAGAACCAATGAAGAGAAGATACTCGAAACAGCAAAACTGATTGGCAAACAGAGTCTCCATCTCAATCAGCTCATAAACATGATTCTTGAGATCAGCATGTGGGAAAGAACTCAATTCCAGCTCGATAAAAAAACAGTTGATATTGAGGATCTTATGAGTGAAGTTGTTTTCAGTTTCAAATCAGGAGGAGGGAACGGAGCCACAATATCAGAGAAGTACAACTTCAACGGAAGAAAACTCGACCTCGATGTTGTTTACTTCACAACTCTTATCAATAACCTACTTTCAAACGCAGTTAAGTATTCTGATAAGGTTCCTGTTATCGAAATTGAGGGGAATTCAACAGAAGAAAATGTATCTATAAGTATTTCTGATAACGGAATTGGAATTGGAAAGAATGACCAGAAACATATCTTCGATAAATTTTACAGAGCTTCCACCGGGAATATCCACAAATTCAAAGGTCTTGGTCTCGGACTCTATTATGTCAAGAAGATCGCTGAAGCCCATGGCGGTGACGTAAGCGTAAGCAGCAAACCTGGAAAAGGAAGTACTTTTACCTTAACCTTACCGAATATTCATGATGAGGTTTAA
- a CDS encoding discoidin domain-containing protein, whose amino-acid sequence MRFKIFIVTGLLVLSGAKSVAQKTYCNPINLDYGYCPIPNFTENGKHRATADPVIVLYKGDYYLFSTNQWGYWWSNDLNHWNFVSRSFLKPYHKVYDDLCAPAVWVQGDTLLAFGSTYSKNFPIWMSTDPKANKWKEAVDSFDIGGWDPDFFTDSNGRLYMYNGSSNSYPLYGIEINRKTLSPIGARKELLLLNDERFGWQRFGEYADNTFLNPFIEGAWMTKYKDKYYLQYGAPGTEFSGYADGVAVSDQPLGGFIHQSLPLSYKPGGFARGAGHGATFQDKWDNYWHVSTISISVKNSFERRLGLWPAGFDKDNVMYCNTAFGDYPHYLPDSNTDHLKSRFTGWMLLNFNKPVQVSSSLAGYQANNAVDEDIRTYWSASTGNTGEWISSDLGAISEIRAVQINYADQYAELMGKQTNIYHQYKLYYSADGKKWTLLTDKSKNNTDVPHDYIELANPVKARYIKLENIHVPTGKFAISGLRVFGKGSGDKPGTVNNFTVLRTETDKRSAWLKWKAVDDAYAYNIYIGIAPDKLYNCIMVYGSTEYWLKSMDKEETYYFRIEAINENGLSQLSDIFKSE is encoded by the coding sequence ATGAGGTTTAAAATATTTATTGTAACCGGATTGCTGGTCTTATCAGGTGCAAAGTCGGTTGCCCAAAAAACATACTGTAATCCAATAAATCTTGATTACGGCTATTGCCCAATCCCGAATTTTACAGAGAACGGAAAACACAGGGCCACAGCTGATCCTGTAATCGTACTTTATAAAGGAGACTATTACCTGTTCTCTACAAATCAATGGGGTTACTGGTGGAGCAATGATCTTAACCACTGGAATTTCGTGTCAAGGTCGTTCCTCAAACCATATCATAAAGTCTACGATGACCTCTGTGCACCTGCAGTGTGGGTTCAGGGTGACACTCTTCTAGCATTCGGATCGACCTACTCTAAAAATTTTCCCATTTGGATGAGTACCGATCCTAAAGCCAACAAATGGAAAGAAGCAGTCGATTCATTTGATATCGGCGGTTGGGATCCCGACTTTTTCACCGATTCAAATGGCAGGCTTTACATGTATAATGGCAGCAGCAATTCTTACCCTTTATACGGAATTGAAATAAACAGAAAAACTCTGAGTCCCATTGGAGCAAGAAAAGAACTGCTTCTGCTGAACGACGAACGTTTTGGCTGGCAGAGATTCGGGGAATATGCCGATAATACATTTCTCAATCCTTTCATTGAAGGCGCATGGATGACAAAATACAAGGACAAATATTATCTTCAGTATGGAGCTCCGGGCACTGAATTCAGCGGCTATGCCGACGGAGTTGCAGTATCTGATCAGCCCCTTGGCGGATTTATTCACCAGTCGTTACCTTTATCTTATAAACCGGGCGGATTTGCAAGAGGTGCAGGACACGGAGCAACATTCCAGGATAAGTGGGATAATTACTGGCATGTGAGTACAATTTCAATATCAGTTAAAAACAGCTTTGAAAGAAGACTGGGTTTATGGCCAGCTGGTTTCGACAAGGATAATGTAATGTACTGCAATACTGCCTTTGGTGACTATCCGCACTATCTTCCCGACAGTAATACTGACCATCTGAAAAGCCGGTTCACCGGATGGATGCTGCTGAACTTCAACAAACCTGTTCAGGTCTCTTCTTCGCTTGCCGGTTATCAGGCAAACAATGCAGTTGACGAGGATATAAGAACCTATTGGTCTGCCTCAACAGGGAATACCGGAGAGTGGATTTCAAGTGATCTTGGAGCAATTTCTGAAATAAGAGCTGTACAGATTAATTATGCTGATCAGTATGCAGAACTTATGGGCAAGCAGACAAACATTTACCACCAGTATAAACTCTATTATTCAGCTGACGGGAAAAAGTGGACACTGCTTACAGATAAGAGTAAAAACAATACTGATGTCCCGCATGATTACATTGAGTTAGCTAATCCCGTCAAAGCACGTTACATTAAACTTGAAAACATACATGTTCCAACAGGGAAATTTGCAATTAGCGGACTGCGGGTGTTTGGAAAGGGATCAGGAGATAAACCGGGCACTGTTAATAATTTCACAGTACTGAGAACGGAGACAGATAAGCGCAGTGCCTGGCTGAAATGGAAGGCTGTTGATGATGCCTACGCATATAACATTTACATTGGTATAGCTCCGGATAAACTATACAACTGTATTATGGTTTATGGCTCAACTGAGTATTGGCTTAAATCGATGGATAAAGAGGAAACTTATTATTTCAGAATTGAAGCCATTAATGAGAACGGATTATCACAATTATCTGATATATTTAAATCTGAATAG
- a CDS encoding response regulator transcription factor, producing the protein MKVLLAEDDRDFGNILSQYVSISGFDVTLGRDGKEAWELFNQGKYDICVFDVMMPEMDGFTLAEKVKEAQPSIPIIFLTAKSLKEDIVRGLKIGADDYITKPFDPEVLILRINNILKRAYSSSNDEYKVSDTVLNYNSLELTSGGAKEKLTLKEAQLLKYFIINKNKVLAREDILTEIWGEDDYFLGRSMDVFISRLRKYVSEDKNIDIRTVRGTGFILEEITKTE; encoded by the coding sequence ATGAAAGTTTTATTAGCTGAAGACGACAGGGATTTTGGGAATATATTGAGCCAGTATGTCTCCATCAGCGGATTTGATGTAACTCTTGGCCGCGACGGTAAGGAGGCCTGGGAGCTGTTTAACCAGGGTAAGTATGATATCTGTGTTTTTGATGTTATGATGCCTGAGATGGACGGTTTCACCCTGGCTGAAAAAGTAAAAGAGGCACAGCCATCTATTCCCATAATATTTCTGACTGCAAAAAGCCTTAAGGAAGATATTGTACGCGGACTAAAAATCGGAGCAGACGACTACATAACAAAACCATTTGATCCTGAAGTACTTATCCTCAGAATAAACAACATTCTGAAACGGGCTTACTCCTCATCTAACGACGAATATAAAGTATCTGACACTGTCCTCAACTACAACTCTCTAGAACTGACCAGCGGAGGTGCAAAAGAAAAACTTACCCTAAAAGAGGCTCAGCTGCTAAAGTATTTTATCATTAACAAGAACAAAGTACTTGCCCGCGAAGATATACTTACTGAGATCTGGGGAGAAGATGATTATTTCCTTGGAAGAAGCATGGATGTATTCATCAGCAGGCTAAGGAAATATGTCTCGGAAGATAAAAACATCGACATACGTACGGTACGGGGGACTGGGTTTATACTTGAAGAGATTACGAAGACGGAATAA
- a CDS encoding AhpC/TSA family protein, with protein MKKVIYLFVAAVLMAACSSEPHYTVKGKIDGSDTITFYLQKREAGRMVSIDSAVSKNGSFTLKSGKIDFPQMVQLAAGETRKRVSFYLENSEISVTGTLDSLFKAKVTGSKTQDEYQKFIDSNKPLSDTYAGIYGQYQEANRAGDAAKASAIEKQLDSLQTEMGNLQKNFVKENPKSYVTPSILSSLAYEMEANEIEAAINELDTAVAAIPAMKALRERVQIMKAVAVGQKAPDFIMDDVNGNPVALSSKIGAKLLLVDFWAAWCGPCRQENPNVVKVYAEFNKKGFDVFGVSLDQSKEDWVKAIADDKLTWTHVSDLQYWSNAAAKMYAVNAIPANFLLDETGTIIGRNLRGEDLYNKVNEVLGAKK; from the coding sequence ATGAAAAAAGTAATTTATCTTTTTGTGGCTGCGGTTCTGATGGCAGCATGTTCTTCTGAACCTCATTATACCGTAAAGGGAAAAATTGATGGATCTGATACTATTACCTTCTATCTTCAGAAAAGAGAAGCCGGAAGAATGGTTTCTATTGATTCCGCTGTTTCGAAGAATGGTTCATTCACTCTAAAATCAGGAAAAATTGATTTCCCCCAGATGGTTCAGCTTGCAGCAGGAGAAACAAGAAAGAGAGTATCATTCTACCTTGAAAATAGTGAAATAAGTGTTACAGGAACACTTGATTCTCTTTTCAAGGCAAAGGTAACCGGTTCCAAAACACAGGATGAATACCAGAAATTTATAGATTCAAATAAGCCCCTGAGTGATACCTACGCAGGAATATATGGTCAGTATCAGGAGGCTAACAGGGCTGGCGATGCAGCTAAAGCTTCTGCAATAGAAAAACAACTTGACAGTCTTCAGACTGAGATGGGTAATCTTCAGAAGAATTTTGTAAAGGAGAATCCAAAATCATATGTAACCCCTTCTATTCTGTCGAGTCTGGCTTATGAGATGGAAGCTAATGAAATCGAAGCAGCAATAAATGAATTGGATACTGCAGTGGCAGCAATTCCTGCGATGAAAGCACTGAGAGAAAGGGTTCAGATAATGAAAGCGGTGGCAGTCGGACAGAAAGCCCCTGACTTTATTATGGATGATGTTAACGGAAATCCTGTTGCTCTTTCTTCGAAGATCGGTGCGAAACTTCTGCTTGTTGATTTCTGGGCTGCATGGTGCGGACCATGTCGTCAGGAAAACCCGAATGTTGTTAAAGTATATGCTGAATTTAACAAAAAAGGATTTGATGTATTCGGTGTCTCTCTTGATCAGTCAAAGGAAGACTGGGTTAAAGCTATAGCTGACGACAAACTTACCTGGACACATGTTTCTGATCTTCAGTACTGGAGTAATGCTGCTGCAAAAATGTATGCTGTAAACGCTATTCCTGCCAACTTCCTCCTCGACGAAACCGGTACAATTATCGGTAGAAACCTGAGAGGTGAAGATCTGTATAATAAGGTTAATGAAGTACTTGGAGCTAAAAAATAG
- the meaB gene encoding methylmalonyl Co-A mutase-associated GTPase MeaB has protein sequence MSNNRLSRNSALIIQEGISQPPNINPEVFSERRKKHRKKYSVDEYVSGIIAGNITILSQAITMLESSLPDHYKTAQLIIEKCLPYSSKSLRIGITGVPGAGKSTFIETFGLLLTGLGRKLAVLTIDPSSEQTKGSILGDKTRMEKLSIHPFAYIRPSPAAGTLGGVARKTRETIILCEAAGFDTILVETVGVGQSETEVHSMVDFFLLLMLAGAGDELQGMKRGIMELADLVAITKADGSNQLIAEGAKVTYQNAIHLFPPKPSGWKPHVVACSARNNTGINELWEIIMEYVRMTRESGYFEDFRKQQDIIRMHTTILEYLRTSFYNNEEVKLIKAEIESQLSAGTITSYQAAVKLLDKYFER, from the coding sequence ATGTCGAACAACAGGCTGTCCCGAAATAGTGCACTGATTATTCAGGAGGGTATATCACAGCCTCCAAATATAAATCCCGAAGTTTTTTCCGAAAGGAGAAAGAAACATCGTAAAAAATATTCTGTCGATGAGTATGTTTCCGGTATTATTGCCGGAAACATTACTATTCTCAGTCAGGCAATTACAATGCTTGAAAGTTCACTCCCGGATCACTACAAAACTGCACAACTTATTATAGAGAAGTGTCTGCCATATAGTTCAAAATCACTCAGAATAGGCATAACAGGAGTTCCCGGAGCCGGGAAAAGCACATTTATTGAAACATTCGGATTACTACTCACAGGTCTTGGAAGAAAACTTGCAGTTCTCACCATTGATCCGAGCAGTGAACAAACAAAAGGGAGTATTCTTGGCGACAAGACAAGAATGGAAAAACTAAGCATACACCCATTTGCATATATCCGCCCTTCACCCGCTGCAGGTACTCTGGGAGGTGTTGCCCGTAAAACAAGGGAGACAATTATACTGTGTGAGGCGGCAGGTTTCGATACGATACTTGTCGAGACAGTAGGAGTAGGGCAGTCGGAGACAGAAGTTCATTCGATGGTTGATTTTTTCCTGCTGCTCATGCTGGCCGGAGCAGGCGATGAACTTCAGGGAATGAAACGGGGTATTATGGAACTGGCTGATCTGGTTGCCATTACCAAAGCTGACGGATCAAATCAGCTTATAGCTGAGGGTGCAAAAGTCACATACCAGAATGCAATACATCTCTTTCCTCCCAAACCTTCTGGATGGAAGCCTCATGTAGTTGCATGTTCAGCCCGCAATAACACTGGTATAAATGAGCTTTGGGAAATCATTATGGAATATGTCAGAATGACCCGCGAATCGGGTTATTTTGAAGATTTCAGGAAACAGCAGGATATAATAAGAATGCATACAACAATACTTGAGTATCTCAGGACATCATTCTATAATAACGAGGAAGTAAAACTAATTAAGGCAGAGATTGAAAGTCAGCTGAGTGCAGGCACTATAACATCTTATCAGGCTGCTGTAAAGCTGCTTGACAAATATTTCGAAAGGTGA
- a CDS encoding DUF1573 domain-containing protein encodes MKKVLFIATLFMISLSSGAQIAVTTMKLSENQHDFGVFKEEAGPQKYDFILTNTGSQPLVIKNVVASCGCTTPEWTRQPIPAGGTGKLTAIYDPKDRPGQFNKTLSVYTNTQPEVSVITIKGEVTPREKTVEELFTFPVGGVRFESPQLAFTNVKKTEKKIRVLPVINPSEVPVKIEFDQIPAHLTIKATPETLKPGQKGLIEGTFDATKNAGWGNVSDMVKVKLNGVVQENVYFYISANLVEDFSSMTKEQMLSAPVFKLETNAVDLGKIKGSTQNDVEFKFTNTGKNDLFIRHVRSTCGCTAVQQGTQGVGIKPGQSSSIKATFNSGGYSGKVTKAIYVYTNDPKNSEVVLMINSDVEQQAVPK; translated from the coding sequence ATGAAAAAGGTTTTATTTATCGCAACTCTGTTTATGATCTCATTGAGTTCAGGAGCTCAGATTGCAGTAACAACAATGAAGTTATCTGAAAATCAACATGATTTCGGTGTTTTTAAAGAAGAAGCCGGACCTCAGAAATATGATTTTATCCTTACAAATACCGGCTCTCAGCCGCTTGTAATTAAGAATGTGGTGGCTTCATGCGGCTGTACTACTCCTGAATGGACACGTCAGCCTATTCCGGCAGGAGGTACAGGAAAACTGACTGCAATTTATGATCCTAAAGACCGTCCGGGCCAGTTTAATAAAACCTTATCTGTTTATACAAATACCCAACCCGAGGTTAGTGTTATCACAATAAAAGGTGAGGTTACTCCCCGCGAAAAGACGGTTGAAGAATTATTTACTTTCCCTGTTGGAGGAGTGAGATTCGAGAGTCCGCAACTCGCATTTACAAACGTAAAGAAAACAGAGAAAAAAATAAGGGTATTGCCGGTTATAAATCCTTCAGAAGTACCGGTTAAAATTGAATTTGATCAGATTCCTGCTCATCTTACAATTAAAGCGACTCCTGAAACCCTAAAGCCAGGGCAGAAAGGACTTATAGAAGGAACTTTCGACGCTACAAAAAATGCAGGCTGGGGTAATGTCAGCGATATGGTTAAGGTAAAACTAAATGGCGTGGTTCAGGAAAACGTTTATTTCTATATTTCTGCTAACCTTGTTGAGGATTTCTCCTCAATGACTAAAGAGCAAATGCTTAGTGCTCCGGTTTTCAAGCTTGAAACTAATGCTGTTGACCTTGGTAAAATAAAAGGATCGACTCAGAATGATGTTGAATTCAAGTTTACGAACACAGGTAAGAATGATTTATTTATCCGCCATGTAAGATCTACCTGTGGTTGTACTGCAGTTCAGCAGGGGACCCAGGGTGTTGGAATCAAGCCGGGCCAGTCGAGCTCAATAAAAGCTACCTTCAACTCAGGAGGTTATTCAGGAAAGGTAACGAAAGCTATCTACGTTTATACTAACGACCCGAAAAACTCTGAGGTTGTACTCATGATTAATTCTGATGTCGAACAACAGGCTGTCCCGAAATAG
- a CDS encoding 4Fe-4S binding protein: protein MAYKINDDCTACGTCIDECPVEAISEGDIYKIDADVCTDCGACADVCPVEAIHPA from the coding sequence ATGGCTTACAAAATTAATGATGATTGTACTGCTTGCGGAACATGCATCGATGAGTGTCCTGTTGAAGCAATATCAGAAGGCGATATCTATAAAATTGATGCTGATGTTTGCACCGACTGTGGTGCTTGCGCTGATGTTTGCCCCGTTGAGGCTATTCATCCTGCATAG
- a CDS encoding PorT family protein, with translation MRLTKTSNRHINKLLHILLLFIIPGIINAQQKISLGVHADPVIGWFGSDIKETKNDGARPGFNFGLTFNKYFTPNYSFSTGISLLNTGGRLVSSDTVVMEFTNFKSTVLPGKSVIYKIQYVSVPIGLKLQTNQIGYLTFFTDLGLDPKVVVGGKADINSLNVSGEKAINELRIFNLSYHITAGIEYSLGGTTALVTGLGFENNFLDITKENGDQLKDKVTHKLLSFRLGVNF, from the coding sequence ATGAGACTTACTAAAACATCCAACAGGCATATTAACAAGCTCTTACACATACTGCTTCTATTTATTATCCCTGGCATTATAAACGCTCAGCAAAAGATAAGTCTCGGCGTACATGCCGATCCGGTTATCGGATGGTTCGGCTCAGATATAAAAGAGACAAAGAATGATGGTGCACGACCAGGATTTAACTTCGGACTGACGTTCAATAAATATTTTACACCAAACTACTCCTTCTCAACAGGCATTAGCCTTCTAAACACCGGAGGAAGGCTGGTGAGCAGCGATACTGTGGTTATGGAGTTTACAAATTTTAAATCGACAGTTCTTCCGGGAAAATCAGTTATTTATAAGATCCAGTATGTGTCTGTTCCGATAGGACTGAAACTGCAAACCAATCAGATCGGGTACCTGACGTTTTTTACAGATCTCGGACTGGATCCAAAAGTTGTCGTGGGCGGAAAAGCTGATATTAATAGTCTAAATGTTTCAGGTGAAAAGGCAATTAATGAATTAAGGATTTTCAATCTGTCATATCACATTACTGCAGGTATAGAATACTCGTTAGGAGGTACCACAGCACTGGTAACAGGATTGGGCTTTGAAAATAATTTTCTTGATATTACAAAAGAGAACGGAGATCAGCTGAAGGATAAAGTTACACACAAACTACTCAGTTTCAGACTGGGAGTTAATTTTTAA
- a CDS encoding NAD+ synthase → MKISVAQLNYHIGNFEGNKSLISNAISKAKSDGADLVIFSELCITGYPPLDLLDRHDFIEKCNITVKEIAEECRGIAAIVGSPTINKNKEGKKLFNSALLLSEGEIIFSANKALLPTYDIFDEYRYFEPEKNFRVFTYKGVRLAITICEDLWDEQPFDNEFEKARLYTISPAEELSKQNPDIIINISASPFSYTKTEAKENIFRNKAVRYNLPVITVNQTGANTELIFDGASLIINYKGEVLRRLPFFEEAIETFDFDTIQSGKSNNGQKRQEPVELIHKALVTGIRDYFRKTGLKRSIVGLSGGIDSAVVLCLAAEAIGNGNVRALLMPSRYSSDHSVTDAVALSEKLKVQHDTINIEKPFTAFEDVLKPLFAGVGSDVTEENIQARVRAVLLMAVSNKFGNILLNTSNKSEAAVGYGTLYGDMAGGLSVIGDVYKTDVYRLAEYINRESEIIPINIIKKLPSAELRPDQYDSDSLPDYNILDAILYQYIELQKPAERIVNEGFDREIVNKVIRLINFNEYKRYQAPPVLRISSKAFGAGRRMPLVARY, encoded by the coding sequence ATGAAAATATCTGTTGCACAGCTAAACTACCACATTGGCAACTTTGAAGGAAATAAATCTCTCATTTCCAATGCAATCAGCAAAGCCAAATCTGATGGGGCTGATCTTGTAATATTTTCAGAACTTTGTATTACCGGTTATCCTCCTCTTGACCTTCTCGATCGTCATGATTTCATAGAAAAATGCAACATAACTGTAAAGGAGATTGCTGAGGAATGCAGAGGGATCGCAGCAATTGTCGGATCACCAACAATTAATAAAAACAAGGAAGGGAAAAAACTCTTCAATTCTGCTCTCTTATTATCTGAGGGGGAGATTATTTTCAGTGCAAATAAAGCATTGCTTCCCACCTATGACATTTTTGATGAATACAGGTACTTTGAACCGGAAAAGAACTTCCGTGTATTCACATATAAAGGTGTAAGACTGGCGATTACAATCTGCGAAGATCTTTGGGATGAACAGCCTTTCGATAATGAATTTGAGAAAGCCCGCCTTTACACAATTTCACCGGCGGAAGAACTTTCGAAACAAAATCCCGACATTATAATCAACATTTCCGCCTCGCCATTCTCATATACAAAAACTGAGGCGAAAGAGAATATTTTCAGGAATAAGGCTGTCAGATACAATCTGCCGGTAATCACTGTTAATCAGACTGGTGCAAACACCGAGCTGATATTCGACGGGGCATCCCTGATTATTAATTATAAGGGTGAAGTATTAAGGAGACTTCCATTTTTTGAGGAAGCAATTGAAACATTCGATTTTGACACAATACAATCAGGCAAATCCAACAATGGTCAGAAACGACAGGAGCCGGTGGAACTGATTCATAAGGCCCTGGTAACAGGCATAAGGGATTATTTCCGGAAAACAGGTTTAAAAAGAAGCATTGTCGGACTCTCAGGCGGGATTGATTCAGCTGTGGTTCTCTGTCTGGCTGCTGAAGCAATAGGGAACGGGAATGTGCGTGCCCTGCTGATGCCCTCAAGATATTCATCAGACCATTCAGTAACTGATGCTGTTGCACTTTCTGAAAAACTTAAGGTTCAACACGATACAATAAACATTGAAAAACCTTTCACTGCCTTTGAGGATGTCCTTAAACCTCTTTTTGCCGGAGTGGGAAGTGATGTAACAGAGGAAAACATTCAGGCCCGTGTAAGGGCTGTGCTTCTGATGGCTGTATCGAACAAGTTCGGTAATATTCTTCTGAATACCTCCAATAAGAGTGAAGCTGCAGTAGGTTATGGTACTCTTTACGGCGATATGGCCGGAGGGTTGTCAGTTATAGGTGATGTATACAAAACTGATGTATACAGGCTGGCAGAATATATTAACCGTGAGTCGGAGATAATTCCAATTAATATAATCAAAAAGCTTCCGTCAGCAGAACTAAGACCTGATCAATATGACTCTGATTCCCTTCCTGATTATAACATACTTGATGCAATTCTCTATCAGTACATCGAGTTACAGAAACCGGCAGAAAGAATTGTCAATGAAGGATTTGACAGGGAAATTGTTAATAAAGTGATAAGGTTGATCAATTTCAATGAATATAAAAGATATCAGGCCCCTCCAGTGCTAAGAATCTCTTCAAAGGCTTTCGGAGCAGGGAGAAGAATGCCTCTGGTTGCCAGATATTGA
- a CDS encoding Crp/Fnr family transcriptional regulator, whose product MQYSNPYIEICLDGATSIFKGLNQKDKEIIDENHTLVHFKRGNQIFKQGEKSRGLICLASGKVKVYKEGVGGRQQIVKMVRQNGFMGYKALFADQPWPVSATAIEDSTICVLDKSSVVKILKKNADLALKFIKLLSEELVIANNRTVSLSQKHIRGRVAESLILLRDTYGYEDDSNTIRIALSREDIANLSNMTTSNAIRTLSIMASEGIIGIKGRKISLLDPTLLEHISELG is encoded by the coding sequence ATGCAGTATTCTAATCCGTATATTGAGATATGTCTTGATGGTGCGACATCGATTTTCAAAGGATTAAATCAGAAAGACAAAGAGATAATTGATGAGAATCATACACTTGTTCATTTTAAAAGAGGAAACCAGATCTTCAAACAGGGGGAAAAATCGCGCGGACTTATTTGCCTTGCATCGGGTAAAGTAAAGGTTTACAAAGAAGGTGTTGGAGGGAGACAGCAGATAGTTAAGATGGTGAGGCAGAATGGATTCATGGGTTACAAGGCTCTTTTTGCCGATCAGCCATGGCCGGTATCCGCCACGGCAATAGAAGACAGTACCATATGTGTTCTTGATAAGAGCTCCGTTGTAAAAATCCTTAAAAAGAATGCTGATCTCGCTCTTAAATTTATTAAGCTGCTCTCTGAAGAACTTGTAATAGCAAACAACAGAACAGTGTCTCTTTCACAGAAACATATCAGAGGAAGGGTAGCGGAATCGCTTATTCTGCTTCGCGACACTTACGGTTATGAAGATGACAGTAATACAATCAGGATCGCCCTGTCAAGAGAGGATATTGCCAATCTTTCGAACATGACTACCTCGAATGCAATCAGAACTCTGTCTATAATGGCTTCAGAAGGTATCATCGGAATAAAAGGAAGGAAGATTTCACTGCTCGATCCAACTCTGCTTGAGCATATCAGTGAACTTGGATGA